The genomic region ACCGCAGGCAGGCCCTCGAAGATCGCTTCGCCGACCAGGTAATGGCCGATGTTCAGCTCGCGGATTTCCGGGAAGGCGGCGACCGGGCCGACATTGTCGAAGGTCAGGCCATGGCCGGCATGACACTCCAGGCCCAGTTGCGCCGTCAGGCGCGCCGCCGCCCGCAGGCGGTCGAGTTCACCACCCCGGCCTTCGGCATAGGCGCCGGTATGCAGTTCCACCACCGGCGCACCCACGGCCGCACTCGCCTCAAGCTGCTCCGGATCGGGATCGATGAACATCGAGACCCGGATACCAGCGGCAGAGAGCGCCGCGACCGCCGGCGCGAGCGTCGCACGCTGGCCGGCGACATCGAGGCCGCCCTCGGTAGTGACCTCGGTCCGCTTCTCCGGCACCAGGCAACAGGCATGCGGGCGCAGCGCACAGGCGATGCGCACCATCTCCTCGGTCGCGGCCATCTCCAGGTTCAGCGGCGCGGTGATGGCAGCCTTCACCGCCTGCACGTCGGCGTCACGGATGTGCCGCCGGTCCTCGCGCAGATGCATGGTGATGCCGTCGGCCCCCGCCGCCAGCACCATTTGCGCCGCCCGCAAAGGATCGGGATGCGCCCCGCCGCGCGCATTGCGCAGCGTGGCAACGTGGTCGATGTTCACGCCCAGGCGGATCGGCGTCATGCAGTTGCCTCCTTGCGGGATGCCAGGTCGGCGGCGAGATCGATCGCGGCGATCAGGCTGGATGGATCGGCCCGGCCCTGGCCGGCAATGGCGAAGGCGGTGCCGTGGTCGGGCGAGGTGCGCACCACCGGCAGGCCGAGCGTGACATTGACCCCCTGCGCCATGTCCAGCGTCTTCAGCGGGATCAGCGCCTGGTCGTGGTACATCCCCATGGCAACATCGTAGCCCGCACGGGCCGTCGGGGTGAACATGCTGTCGGCGGCGAAGGGACCGAACGCATCGATGCCCTCGGCGCGGAGCTGCGCGATGGCGGGGGCGATGGTCAGGATCTCCTCCTCGCCCATGGTGCCGTCCTCGCCGGCATGCGGATTGAGCCCGGCCAGCGCCAGCCGTGGCGCGGGGATGCCCCACTGCGCCCGCAGCGCCGCATCGGTGACCCGGCAGACCGCGACGATGCGCTCGACGGTGATCATCTCCAGCATCCGCCGCAGCGAGGCATGCACCGTGACCGGCACCACCCGCAGCACCGGGCTGGCCAGCATCATCACCGGCAGCGCCGTG from Rhodovastum atsumiense harbors:
- a CDS encoding pyridoxine 5'-phosphate synthase, yielding MTPIRLGVNIDHVATLRNARGGAHPDPLRAAQMVLAAGADGITMHLREDRRHIRDADVQAVKAAITAPLNLEMAATEEMVRIACALRPHACCLVPEKRTEVTTEGGLDVAGQRATLAPAVAALSAAGIRVSMFIDPDPEQLEASAAVGAPVVELHTGAYAEGRGGELDRLRAAARLTAQLGLECHAGHGLTFDNVGPVAAFPEIRELNIGHYLVGEAIFEGLPAVIRRMKELMAAARS
- the pdxA gene encoding 4-hydroxythreonine-4-phosphate dehydrogenase PdxA; translation: MTMPLALTMGDPAGIGGELTLKAWLARRHAAPFVALDDPGRLQALARKLSLDVPIREVPTIDVAAGVFRDALPVFPVPLGTPPVPGTPDPANAAAVIASIEQATRLTLAGEAAAVVTNPIHKSTLYGVGFPHPGHTEFLAALTGTALPVMMLASPVLRVVPVTVHASLRRMLEMITVERIVAVCRVTDAALRAQWGIPAPRLALAGLNPHAGEDGTMGEEEILTIAPAIAQLRAEGIDAFGPFAADSMFTPTARAGYDVAMGMYHDQALIPLKTLDMAQGVNVTLGLPVVRTSPDHGTAFAIAGQGRADPSSLIAAIDLAADLASRKEATA